A single Pseudomonas sp. DC1.2 DNA region contains:
- the cpaB gene encoding Flp pilus assembly protein CpaB: protein MNSRITMGLAAVLLLGAIFVGYWGLVLSRQPAPVAPPAVAPSAVVSVEKTVAVAQDETRQPVVVLTHNVAPFTALTAADLSLEHLRSVPVGSLNSLDQAIGRSPWRRLSAGTWLNEESFEAGGTLARMIHRDERALAVAVDEVIGAAGQLSPGDYVDVLLFLRQDISNLQQSAQIVVPALRVLGVGDQLGLTNDGQPATPALSADDKLKQDQRRIAARTVVLAVPEQLLSRLMLATQVGTLRLAVRSSEEQRLAKYWSGESASPGKLEAANSQLFQFTQLALGGAQKAAPSGGYTGSARSAVEVIRGNQVTQQTP from the coding sequence ATGAACAGTCGCATCACGATGGGCCTTGCAGCGGTACTTTTGCTGGGCGCGATTTTTGTCGGTTATTGGGGCTTGGTACTGAGCCGCCAACCCGCACCTGTGGCACCACCGGCTGTTGCACCGAGCGCCGTGGTCAGCGTCGAAAAAACGGTCGCCGTCGCGCAAGACGAGACCCGTCAACCAGTCGTTGTACTCACCCATAACGTGGCGCCTTTCACGGCGCTAACCGCCGCCGACCTCAGCCTTGAGCACCTGCGCAGCGTTCCCGTCGGCAGCCTGAACAGCTTGGACCAAGCCATTGGCCGCAGCCCTTGGCGGCGCCTGAGTGCAGGCACTTGGCTCAACGAAGAAAGCTTCGAGGCCGGCGGCACGCTGGCCCGCATGATTCACCGCGATGAACGAGCCCTTGCCGTGGCCGTGGACGAAGTGATCGGTGCCGCCGGGCAACTGAGCCCCGGCGACTACGTCGATGTGCTGTTATTCCTGCGCCAGGACATCAGCAACCTGCAACAGTCAGCGCAAATCGTCGTCCCTGCCCTGCGCGTGTTGGGAGTGGGCGACCAACTCGGCCTGACCAACGACGGTCAACCCGCCACGCCGGCCTTGAGCGCTGACGACAAACTTAAACAGGACCAGCGCCGGATAGCTGCGCGCACCGTGGTACTGGCCGTTCCCGAACAACTGTTGAGCCGTTTGATGCTGGCCACCCAAGTAGGCACTTTGCGCCTCGCCGTGCGCAGCAGCGAAGAGCAGCGCCTGGCCAAATACTGGTCAGGCGAAAGCGCGTCGCCGGGCAAACTCGAGGCGGCCAACAGTCAATTGTTCCAGTTCACCCAACTGGCCCTCGGCGGTGCCCAGAAAGCCGCGCCCAGCGGCGGCTACACAGGCTCCGCGCGGTCAGCGGTCGAAGTGATACGTGGCAATCAAGTCACCCAGCAAACCCCATGA
- a CDS encoding Flp family type IVb pilin, with protein MILEYLWLRARLFFNRTEGASAIEYAIVVAMVAVVVVVFVTPIGTKVLNIFNSVLVALGGTAVAKPTP; from the coding sequence ATGATTCTCGAATATCTGTGGCTTAGAGCCCGACTGTTTTTCAACCGCACCGAAGGAGCGTCGGCGATTGAGTACGCCATTGTGGTGGCGATGGTGGCAGTGGTAGTTGTGGTGTTTGTGACACCTATTGGCACCAAGGTTTTGAATATTTTCAACTCTGTGCTGGTTGCGCTCGGCGGCACGGCCGTTGCCAAACCCACGCCATAA
- a CDS encoding collagen-like triple helix repeat-containing protein — MKTQVWCKSTIALALILSLGLAGCSSGGGGHRSSDGASTGTTSGTAATGSGSSGATGGATTAATGNGSTDTGVTGTGGVSGGVTAGTGGTGAGGTVNRALTTSSLASDMGSLLSSVGTGVGDVGTSLTTMPVVGGVVQSALRTTANVVDTTGAGLTDGLGTLGSNPDALSTTTATVGNVVSDAGTGVTGISSRLATATRRLAVVGGMVTQVAPVLGGVGDKVTMLGDTLTTATSSGPVGSLTDGMGNQVLVPVVTLAEGLSGKVGSASGIGNPVDGVLHGVDNALGGLGSKVTAAGNGNALSDTLGGAMTNSGITLGTAGGLMVSSGAGSRGVGTGLGGTGLLQTVGGAVVNVGNGLNAGSHSGLLSAGGATLAAAGNTVSSLNTALGGSGTSNTGVTASLASLGSGVGAGLTPVVSGISGLTQNVGAASGLGAPVSTLTNQVGGAVGSLGTAIAASNANPVTAAIGNTVASTGTTLGAVGGLVSGGTGTTGGLLGGLAGGLSSRK; from the coding sequence ATGAAAACTCAAGTGTGGTGCAAATCAACAATCGCATTGGCGTTGATCCTTTCTCTCGGCCTGGCCGGGTGCAGCAGCGGCGGTGGCGGTCATCGCAGCAGCGATGGCGCCTCCACCGGCACAACTTCGGGCACCGCCGCAACGGGCTCGGGTAGCTCAGGCGCTACCGGCGGCGCAACCACGGCGGCTACCGGCAACGGCAGCACTGACACAGGCGTTACCGGCACTGGCGGCGTGAGCGGCGGCGTGACTGCTGGCACTGGTGGTACGGGCGCCGGAGGCACCGTCAACCGAGCACTGACCACCAGCAGTCTGGCGTCCGACATGGGATCGCTGCTCAGTAGCGTCGGCACCGGTGTCGGCGATGTCGGCACCTCGCTGACCACCATGCCCGTTGTCGGAGGAGTCGTGCAAAGTGCCCTCAGGACCACCGCCAACGTAGTCGATACCACCGGCGCCGGCCTCACCGATGGTCTCGGAACACTGGGTTCCAACCCTGATGCCTTGAGCACGACGACGGCCACCGTCGGCAATGTCGTCTCCGACGCTGGCACCGGAGTGACCGGCATCAGTAGCAGGCTGGCGACCGCTACCCGCCGTCTTGCCGTCGTCGGCGGCATGGTCACCCAAGTGGCCCCAGTGCTCGGTGGCGTCGGTGACAAAGTCACCATGCTCGGTGACACCTTGACCACCGCCACCAGCAGTGGCCCCGTGGGTTCACTCACCGATGGCATGGGTAATCAAGTGCTGGTGCCAGTGGTGACCCTGGCCGAAGGGCTAAGCGGTAAGGTCGGCAGCGCCTCGGGCATCGGCAACCCCGTCGATGGCGTACTCCATGGCGTCGACAATGCACTCGGCGGGCTGGGCAGCAAAGTGACGGCGGCCGGCAACGGCAACGCGCTCAGCGATACCCTCGGCGGCGCAATGACTAATTCGGGCATTACCCTGGGCACCGCCGGCGGACTCATGGTGTCCTCCGGCGCCGGGAGCCGCGGTGTCGGCACCGGTCTGGGTGGCACCGGACTGCTGCAAACAGTCGGTGGCGCAGTGGTCAACGTCGGCAATGGTTTGAACGCTGGCAGTCACAGCGGCTTGCTCAGCGCCGGCGGTGCCACCCTCGCCGCAGCGGGCAATACCGTGTCCTCACTCAACACCGCGCTCGGTGGCTCCGGGACGTCCAATACCGGAGTCACTGCCTCTTTGGCCAGCCTCGGCAGCGGCGTGGGCGCAGGTCTGACCCCGGTTGTCAGCGGCATCTCCGGCCTGACTCAAAATGTGGGAGCCGCTTCCGGCCTCGGCGCTCCCGTCAGCACTCTGACCAACCAGGTCGGCGGCGCCGTGGGCAGCCTCGGAACCGCCATCGCAGCCAGTAACGCCAACCCTGTGACTGCCGCAATCGGCAACACCGTCGCCTCGACAGGCACTACCCTCGGCGCAGTTGGTGGACTGGTCAGCGGCGGCACCGGCACAACCGGGGGTTTGCTGGGCGGTCTCGCCGGTGGCTTGAGTAGCCGAAAATAA
- a CDS encoding Flp family type IVb pilin, translated as MLFEYLMLRARFFLNNTEAASAIEYAIVVAMIAVVVVVFITPVGAKLLAIFNNLLVALGGTAQTAPVQTP; from the coding sequence ATGCTCTTTGAATACCTGATGCTGCGCGCGCGTTTTTTCCTGAACAACACCGAAGCGGCGTCGGCCATCGAGTACGCCATTGTGGTGGCGATGATCGCGGTGGTGGTCGTGGTATTCATCACGCCCGTCGGCGCCAAGCTGTTGGCGATTTTCAATAATCTGTTGGTCGCACTGGGCGGAACCGCACAGACGGCGCCGGTGCAAACGCCCTGA
- a CDS encoding pilus assembly protein, translating to MSQSLSQTFLAITRNSTDLEWLQGALAPLGQVVSAGGGSLDELLALVDVTFASLVFVGLDREHVVAQSALIEGALEAKPMLAIVALGDGMDHQLVLNAMRAGARDFVAYGSRASEVAGLVRRLSKRLPPVASSTQMGGLTVLYGVQSNADGALLANHMALVVQKSGQQTLLLDLGLPHGDSLALLGLESSFHFGDALRHLRRLDATLIDSAFTIAEAGLRILAYARDDEPLESTSAAELYMLLSALRQHFQHIVVNLTGQPDSEALRTFVSHCDKLLWYSDQNVLDCRRNLAVLNRWREKGMKLDHGRLLVDRYLNNVAPDSETLGKTFNLEVIAVLAYCPEVRLNAKNQGLTLFELAPREKLTQSLRTLGARLAKRSEGLVKPKAGWFERLRGTP from the coding sequence ATGAGCCAGAGCCTAAGCCAGACCTTTCTCGCGATCACTCGCAACAGCACCGACCTGGAATGGCTGCAAGGTGCCCTCGCTCCCCTTGGCCAAGTGGTCAGCGCCGGTGGCGGCAGCCTTGACGAATTGCTCGCGCTGGTGGACGTGACTTTCGCCAGCCTGGTGTTCGTCGGGCTCGACCGCGAACACGTAGTGGCCCAAAGCGCGCTGATCGAAGGCGCACTGGAAGCCAAACCAATGCTGGCGATCGTCGCCCTTGGCGATGGCATGGACCACCAACTCGTACTCAATGCCATGCGCGCCGGGGCACGAGACTTTGTCGCCTATGGTTCGCGGGCCAGTGAAGTGGCCGGGCTGGTGCGACGCTTGAGCAAACGTCTGCCGCCCGTCGCGTCGAGTACACAAATGGGCGGCCTGACGGTGCTGTACGGCGTTCAGAGCAATGCCGACGGGGCACTGCTGGCCAACCACATGGCGCTGGTGGTGCAAAAAAGCGGACAACAAACCTTGCTCCTGGACCTCGGCTTGCCCCATGGCGACAGCCTCGCGCTGCTGGGGCTCGAGAGTTCGTTTCACTTCGGTGATGCCTTGCGGCACTTGCGCCGCCTCGACGCCACGCTGATTGACAGCGCCTTCACCATTGCCGAAGCGGGCCTGCGGATCCTGGCGTATGCGCGCGATGACGAGCCGCTGGAAAGCACCAGCGCCGCCGAGCTGTACATGCTGCTCAGTGCCCTGCGCCAACACTTCCAGCACATCGTCGTAAACCTCACCGGCCAGCCGGACAGCGAAGCGCTGCGGACCTTTGTCAGCCACTGCGACAAACTGCTGTGGTACAGCGACCAAAACGTCCTCGACTGCCGGCGCAACCTCGCGGTGCTCAACCGGTGGCGAGAAAAGGGCATGAAACTCGATCACGGACGCTTACTGGTGGACCGCTACTTGAACAACGTCGCACCGGACTCGGAAACCCTTGGCAAGACCTTTAACCTGGAAGTGATTGCCGTGTTGGCCTACTGCCCCGAAGTGCGCCTTAACGCGAAAAACCAGGGCCTGACGTTGTTCGAACTGGCCCCCCGGGAAAAACTCACGCAAAGCCTGCGCACCCTCGGCGCACGATTGGCCAAACGCTCCGAAGGCCTGGTCAAACCCAAGGCCGGCTGGTTCGAGCGGTTGCGGGGCACGCCATGA
- a CDS encoding type II and III secretion system protein family protein: protein MQSRSTPMFKPVFWALMLMGLPVDAAFAVTGNCAALGRLPPVIEIGEGLQQDVQSPVPITRLAIGDPKIADVHANASTSFLLTGMAPGATSLMVWTACASEPRQSMVFVQGKATTALTSASVLPSDDPMLPSQVQTDIRFVEVSRTKLKEATASLIGARGNFLFGSPGTLPSVGGVTTPKLPVDNTLFNFSWIGGKTMAIINALEGSGFAYTLARPSLVALSGQSASFLAGGEIPIPVPSSGSNSVSIEYKEFGIRLTLTPTIIGRNRIALKVAPEVSELDFSNAVVIAGTTVPALTIRRTDTSISLADGESFVISGLISTTNSSQVNKFPGLGDIPVLGAFFRSSQINREERELLMIVTPHLVQPLAADAQLPSLPGEKLRNYDPNFYRMFFLENGNFDKRSGLSQ from the coding sequence ATGCAGAGTCGTTCCACGCCGATGTTCAAACCCGTTTTCTGGGCCTTGATGCTGATGGGACTGCCCGTAGACGCCGCGTTCGCAGTCACCGGTAATTGCGCAGCGCTGGGCCGTTTGCCGCCGGTGATCGAAATCGGCGAAGGGTTGCAGCAGGACGTGCAATCGCCAGTGCCCATCACACGGCTGGCCATCGGCGATCCGAAAATCGCCGACGTACATGCCAACGCCAGCACCTCCTTTTTACTGACCGGCATGGCCCCCGGTGCCACCAGCCTGATGGTCTGGACCGCCTGCGCCAGCGAACCGCGCCAAAGCATGGTGTTTGTTCAGGGCAAGGCGACCACCGCCCTGACCAGTGCCAGCGTGCTGCCGTCCGATGACCCGATGCTGCCGTCACAGGTGCAGACCGACATCCGCTTCGTCGAAGTCAGCCGAACCAAACTCAAGGAGGCCACGGCGTCGTTGATCGGTGCCCGCGGCAATTTCCTGTTCGGCTCCCCCGGCACGCTGCCCAGCGTCGGCGGGGTAACGACCCCCAAACTGCCGGTGGACAATACCCTGTTCAACTTCTCGTGGATCGGCGGCAAGACCATGGCAATTATCAACGCGCTGGAGGGCAGTGGTTTTGCCTACACCCTGGCGCGCCCTAGCCTGGTGGCGCTGAGCGGGCAAAGCGCGAGTTTCCTGGCCGGTGGCGAAATCCCGATCCCGGTGCCCAGCTCCGGCAGTAACAGTGTGTCCATCGAGTACAAGGAATTCGGTATCCGCCTGACCCTGACCCCCACCATCATCGGTCGCAACCGTATCGCCTTGAAAGTCGCGCCGGAGGTCAGTGAACTGGACTTCAGCAACGCCGTGGTCATTGCCGGCACCACCGTGCCGGCCCTGACCATACGCCGCACCGATACCAGCATCTCGCTCGCTGACGGCGAAAGCTTCGTCATCAGCGGCCTGATCAGCACCACCAACAGTTCACAGGTGAACAAGTTTCCAGGCCTGGGTGACATACCGGTCCTCGGCGCTTTTTTTCGCAGCTCCCAAATCAACCGCGAAGAGCGTGAACTGCTGATGATCGTCACCCCTCATCTGGTACAGCCACTGGCAGCCGACGCACAACTGCCCTCGCTGCCAGGGGAAAAACTGCGCAACTACGACCCCAATTTCTATCGCATGTTCTTCCTCGAAAACGGCAACTTCGACAAACGCAGCGGGCTCTCGCAATGA
- a CDS encoding ShlB/FhaC/HecB family hemolysin secretion/activation protein, translating into MRVIACLLLITVSSIAFADTLPSFLNSNQTIRNLPVPNLPADAYRPTTTPLQVPEPGATQTQPLMMGTKVRLTNVQIEGGTIYPLNELAALFQPLLGHETNLAAVIEATRSITRRYQQDGYLLSYAFLPQQSFDKGMVRVVLVEGYIKDYQLQGDIGPVKGLLDKLVAKLQAERPLTRKTFERYTTLMSRIPGVTLQAQVPPPGTTDGAAYLIVQASRKPFTSTLSTTEDNRTGTQALIGVSSNSQTSMGEQLTLSGLFPPGQNAEHYSRLDYNQFLNAEGTQLSLSASRYRADPSTYLRLDNGLDLKPHQADDRYSIGFSHPLIASPNELLSAGARLYAVNDTTRYNVIGLPLSLEERTDIRALAFESDWRKTDAQQLRIISAGVYQGINGMGANSNNSAYDLDFFRLRLSGVQSDKFFDNWQGVLSAALYWSDDTLPTSERAVFGGQNFGRGYPDDQASADKGWGVAYEVNYSFHRDGNWLRVLQPYAVLDRAKTWFNQLPVQGNNLSSAAVGLRFGDAKYYNIALEAAKPMSDEALDTLNRRPRYSISFSYQL; encoded by the coding sequence ATGCGCGTTATAGCTTGCTTGCTGCTAATCACTGTCAGTTCTATCGCCTTCGCCGACACCCTTCCCAGCTTTCTCAATAGCAACCAGACCATTCGCAACCTGCCCGTGCCCAATCTGCCTGCCGACGCCTACCGTCCAACCACGACGCCATTGCAGGTGCCCGAACCCGGTGCCACCCAGACCCAACCGTTAATGATGGGCACCAAGGTCCGCCTCACGAACGTGCAGATAGAGGGCGGAACGATTTACCCGCTCAACGAACTGGCGGCGCTCTTTCAACCGCTGCTGGGGCATGAAACCAACCTCGCCGCAGTGATCGAAGCGACACGCAGCATCACCCGTCGCTATCAACAGGACGGTTACCTGCTGTCCTACGCCTTCCTGCCCCAGCAGAGTTTCGACAAGGGCATGGTCCGCGTGGTGCTGGTGGAGGGCTACATTAAGGACTATCAGTTGCAGGGCGATATCGGCCCAGTCAAAGGCCTGCTGGACAAACTGGTGGCCAAGCTTCAGGCCGAACGGCCACTGACCCGCAAGACCTTCGAGCGCTACACCACGCTGATGAGCCGCATCCCCGGCGTTACCTTGCAGGCGCAAGTGCCCCCCCCTGGCACCACCGACGGCGCGGCCTATCTGATCGTCCAGGCCAGCCGCAAACCGTTCACCAGCACCCTGAGCACCACCGAAGACAATCGCACCGGCACTCAGGCCTTGATCGGGGTGAGCAGTAACTCGCAGACTTCCATGGGCGAACAACTAACACTCAGCGGGCTATTCCCCCCCGGACAAAACGCCGAGCATTACTCTCGCCTGGACTACAACCAGTTCCTCAACGCCGAGGGCACGCAACTGAGCCTGTCGGCCTCGCGCTACCGTGCAGACCCCAGCACTTACCTGCGACTGGACAACGGCCTGGATCTAAAGCCACACCAAGCGGACGATCGCTATTCCATCGGTTTCAGCCACCCCCTGATCGCCTCCCCCAACGAGTTACTCAGCGCCGGTGCGCGGCTTTATGCCGTCAACGACACAACCCGCTACAACGTGATCGGCCTCCCCTTAAGCCTCGAAGAACGCACCGACATCCGCGCCCTCGCGTTCGAAAGCGACTGGCGTAAGACCGATGCCCAACAACTGAGGATCATCAGCGCGGGCGTGTATCAGGGCATCAATGGCATGGGGGCCAACAGCAACAACAGCGCCTACGACCTGGACTTCTTCCGCCTGCGGCTATCAGGGGTGCAAAGCGACAAATTCTTCGACAACTGGCAAGGCGTACTCTCGGCTGCGCTGTATTGGAGCGACGACACGCTGCCCACCAGTGAACGCGCGGTGTTCGGCGGGCAGAACTTCGGTCGCGGCTACCCCGACGACCAAGCGTCCGCAGACAAGGGTTGGGGCGTGGCTTACGAGGTGAACTACAGCTTCCATCGCGACGGCAACTGGCTGCGCGTGTTGCAACCGTATGCCGTGCTGGACCGCGCCAAGACCTGGTTCAACCAACTGCCCGTCCAGGGCAACAACCTGTCCTCGGCGGCTGTCGGCTTGAGGTTTGGCGATGCCAAGTACTACAACATTGCCCTGGAAGCCGCCAAGCCGATGTCCGATGAAGCGCTGGACACGCTAAACAGAAGACCGCGCTACAGCATTAGCTTCAGTTATCAGCTGTAG
- a CDS encoding MaoC family dehydratase gives MITDWHTLNREPSLPALYLHAAIRRKITGTALPDSGLRCWVNIDPTRLAAYRDVCGFVDNGLLPPTYPHVLAFALQMQLLTAKAFPFPLLGLIHLSNRIRVLRPMGGLSRVRVSVQVQNLQPHAKGATFDLVTTLDDQLGTLWEAQSQMLCRGVNLDGEPAEEVLQSTLPLNPVARWSAPANAGRQYASVSGDYNLIHLSAISAKLFGFPCAIAHGLWNKARTLAALADYLPTANIEIAVQFRKPVRLPSEVTLLSSAAASSGDLRLVGVGDLEHMLGHWRPIA, from the coding sequence ATGATCACTGATTGGCACACACTCAACCGTGAACCGAGCCTGCCGGCGCTTTATCTACACGCCGCGATACGCCGCAAAATCACTGGCACCGCACTGCCCGATTCAGGTTTGCGCTGCTGGGTGAATATCGATCCAACGCGGCTGGCGGCCTATCGCGACGTCTGCGGTTTTGTCGATAACGGTCTGCTGCCACCGACGTACCCACACGTACTGGCGTTTGCCTTGCAAATGCAGTTACTGACCGCCAAGGCGTTTCCATTCCCTTTACTGGGGCTGATTCACCTGAGTAATCGCATTCGCGTATTGCGGCCCATGGGCGGTTTGAGCCGTGTGCGAGTGAGCGTGCAAGTGCAAAATCTGCAACCCCATGCCAAAGGGGCGACGTTCGATCTGGTGACAACCCTCGACGATCAATTGGGCACGTTGTGGGAAGCGCAAAGCCAGATGCTATGCCGTGGCGTCAACCTCGACGGCGAGCCCGCCGAGGAGGTTTTGCAATCGACGCTGCCCTTGAACCCAGTGGCTCGCTGGAGCGCCCCGGCAAACGCAGGTCGCCAGTACGCCAGCGTGTCAGGCGACTACAACCTGATTCACCTGAGTGCCATCAGCGCCAAACTCTTCGGTTTCCCCTGCGCCATCGCCCATGGTTTATGGAACAAGGCCCGGACACTGGCGGCGCTTGCCGATTACCTACCGACAGCGAATATCGAGATTGCGGTGCAGTTTCGCAAACCGGTACGGCTGCCCAGCGAAGTGACGCTGCTGTCCAGCGCGGCGGCCTCCAGCGGTGACTTGCGGTTGGTGGGCGTTGGCGACCTGGAGCACATGCTCGGGCATTGGCGCCCGATTGCCTGA
- a CDS encoding 3-oxoacyl-ACP reductase: MSDRYIDFANSSIGHRLVGALGLPSPVRLERWQAGRLRPVEGALLMGGGPLIEQVSRFANRLTDVIYGYGTEPSLATAWIPGHSPKLKAVVFDASALVHTEQLKQLREFFQPLMKNLDHCAHLVILGRAPESLSDPFAASAQRALEGFSRSLAKELRSGGTLQLVYVGVGAEEQLEGPLRFFLSPKSAFVSGQVIRLSACDTQVQDWTRPLSGRKALVTGAARGIGAAIAETLARDGAEVILLDVPPAKTDLDALAARLGGRSITLDICAQDAAAQLIEHLPEGLDIVVHNAGITRDKTLANMTPEFWDAVLAVNLNAPQVLTKALLDAGTLHDNARVILLASISGIAGNRGQTNYAASKAGLIGLAQAWAPSLHERGISINAVAPGFIETQMTAHIPFGLREAGRRMSSLGQGGLPQDVAEAVAWLAQPGTGAFTGQALRVCGQSVLGA, encoded by the coding sequence ATGTCTGACCGTTATATCGACTTCGCCAATTCGTCCATCGGCCACCGCTTGGTCGGGGCCCTTGGTCTGCCGTCGCCGGTACGGCTGGAACGCTGGCAAGCAGGACGCCTGCGGCCTGTCGAGGGTGCGCTGCTGATGGGGGGCGGGCCGCTCATCGAGCAGGTGAGCCGGTTCGCCAATCGCCTGACCGATGTGATTTACGGTTACGGCACCGAGCCCTCGCTGGCCACCGCCTGGATTCCCGGCCACAGCCCCAAGCTCAAGGCCGTGGTGTTCGACGCCAGTGCGCTGGTACATACCGAGCAGCTCAAACAGCTGCGCGAGTTCTTCCAGCCGCTGATGAAAAACCTCGATCACTGCGCGCACCTGGTGATTCTGGGCCGAGCACCAGAGTCCTTGAGCGACCCGTTCGCCGCCAGCGCCCAGCGCGCACTTGAGGGTTTCAGCCGCTCACTGGCCAAAGAGCTGCGCAGCGGCGGCACCTTGCAGTTGGTCTATGTCGGCGTAGGTGCCGAAGAGCAACTGGAAGGGCCACTGAGGTTTTTCCTTTCGCCTAAAAGCGCGTTCGTGTCCGGGCAGGTGATTCGCTTGAGCGCCTGCGACACGCAGGTCCAGGACTGGACCCGCCCGCTGTCCGGACGCAAAGCATTGGTGACCGGCGCGGCCCGAGGCATCGGCGCCGCCATTGCCGAAACCCTGGCCCGTGATGGCGCCGAGGTCATCCTGCTCGACGTGCCACCTGCCAAGACAGACCTCGATGCCCTCGCCGCGCGCCTGGGCGGGCGCAGCATCACGCTCGATATCTGCGCGCAAGACGCCGCCGCACAGTTGATCGAACACTTGCCGGAGGGCCTCGACATCGTGGTCCATAATGCCGGCATCACCCGAGACAAGACCCTCGCCAACATGACCCCGGAATTCTGGGACGCGGTGCTGGCGGTCAATCTAAATGCCCCGCAAGTGCTGACCAAGGCCTTGCTCGACGCCGGTACGCTGCACGACAACGCGCGGGTGATTTTGCTGGCGTCCATCAGCGGCATCGCCGGCAATCGCGGGCAAACCAACTATGCCGCGAGTAAGGCCGGGCTGATCGGCCTGGCGCAGGCCTGGGCGCCGTCACTGCATGAGCGCGGTATCAGCATCAACGCCGTTGCGCCAGGGTTCATCGAAACTCAAATGACCGCGCACATCCCCTTCGGCCTGCGTGAAGCCGGGCGCCGTATGAGTTCGCTGGGCCAAGGCGGTTTGCCGCAAGACGTCGCCGAGGCCGTGGCCTGGCTGGCGCAACCCGGCACCGGCGCCTTCACCGGGCAAGCGTTGCGGGTCTGCGGGCAAAGTGTTCTGGGGGCGTAG
- a CDS encoding response regulator: protein MNSSSPPRQQLLLVDDEEDALLELAELLEGEGFSCFTATSVKLALHHLTRNPDIALVITDLRMPEESGMSLIKRLREHTSREHLPVIVTSGHADMEDVSDMLRLQVLDLFRKPIYHVRLLETLDNLFPQPKVNLG, encoded by the coding sequence ATGAACTCTTCCTCGCCGCCACGCCAACAACTGCTGCTTGTTGACGATGAAGAGGACGCGTTGCTGGAACTGGCTGAGCTGCTGGAGGGCGAGGGCTTCAGTTGCTTTACCGCCACGTCGGTCAAACTCGCTTTGCACCATTTGACGCGCAATCCCGATATCGCTTTGGTCATCACTGATCTGCGCATGCCGGAGGAAAGCGGTATGTCGTTGATCAAGCGGTTGCGCGAGCACACCTCGCGCGAGCATCTACCGGTGATTGTCACGTCGGGGCATGCGGACATGGAGGATGTGAGCGATATGCTGCGTTTGCAGGTGCTTGATCTGTTTCGCAAGCCGATCTATCACGTGCGGTTGCTGGAGACGCTGGACAATCTGTTTCCGCAACCCAAGGTCAATCTGGGTTAG